The following proteins are encoded in a genomic region of Mustela erminea isolate mMusErm1 chromosome 3, mMusErm1.Pri, whole genome shotgun sequence:
- the SPZ1 gene encoding spermatogenic leucine zipper protein 1, with product MDASTLSKTFKPTPDLNQESSNSRIIFALFEIESPSFVSWGSFPSLNNSGRQAAQQQTTQKFENLLKEIKELIKNVTSCEEITEAKDSSEETSISENVSELKEQIRELEKVNKVLLNNLLGSSDLEEEQNTKNEEMTLGHQNCSYMVPVFRRDLVNCPEENRTLKETRLSEEKATYRFPPVQEENIKFRNNMEQLLQEAEHWNMQHTELSELIRSYQKSQKDIQETLRDNGVHFQTQPNHMSAKHDLEEQVKKLEHDTHSLHLIAALLENECQILQQRLELLKELHDQQEGTLQEKPIQINSEQDKKNQTLSEVEHKPKMQEREGTLQKKDKFYRGLDASSKKALNNHLNTHIARGALVEKKRPTSSLS from the coding sequence ATGGATGCATCTACCCTCTCCAAAACTTTTAAGCCTACTCCTGATCTCAATCAAGAGTCTTCGAACTCTAGGATTATCTTCGCCTTATTTGAGATTGAATCACCTTCCTTTGTCTCCTGGGGTTCTTTCCCTTCCCTAAACAATAGTGGCCGTCAAGCAGCTCAACAACAGACTACACAGAAATTTGAAAatctcttaaaagaaattaaagagctaATTAAAAATGTGACAAGTTGTGAGGAGATCACAGAAGCAAAAGATTCATCTGAGGAAACCAGTATTTCTGAGAATGTATCAGAACTGAAAGAACAAATCAGAGAACTTGAGAAGGTAAACAAAGTATTATTGAACAACTTACTTGGTAGTTCAGACCTAGAGGAAGAACAGAACACAAAAAACGAGGAGATGACCCTGGGACATCAGAACTGCAGCTACATGGTACCAGTTTTTAGAAGGGATTTGGTAAATTGTCCAGAAGAAAATAGAACCCTTAAAGAAACTCGACTAAGTGAGGAAAAAGCAACATACAGATTCCCTCCTGTTCAAGAAGAAAACATCAAATTTAGGAACAACATGGAGCAGTTACTACAGGAAGCAGAACACTGGAATATGCAACACACTGAGCTCAGTGAACTGATAAGATCCTATCAGAAATCTCAGAAAGATATACAAGAAACTCTTAGAGATAATGGAGTGCATTTCCAAACTCAACCAAATCACATGTCAGCCAAGCACGACCTGGAGGAACAAGTGAAGAAACTGGAACATGACACTCATTCATTGCATTTGATTGCAGCTTTGCTGGAAAATGAATGTCAGATCTTGCAGCAGAGACTAGAGCTTCTCAAGGAACTTCATGATCAGCAAGAGGGAACTCTGCAAGAGAAGCCAATTCAGATAAACTCTGAACAGGACAAGAAAAACCAGACGCTATCAGAAGTAGAGCATAAACCAAAAATGCAAGAAAGAGAGGGTACATtgcagaaaaaagataaattctacaGAGGCCTGGATGCTTCTAGTAAGAAAGCACTTAACAACCACCTCAATACTCATATTGCAAGAGGAGCTCTTgtggaaaaaaagagaccaaCCAGCAGCCTATCTTAG